Part of the Paludisphaera borealis genome, TGCGTCCGATCTTGGATCGTGGTCGTGGAGGTCGGGGCGGATTGGTTCCGTTGCGTGGGCGTCAGAGGATCAGGACGAGGTTGTCGCGGTGAATCACCTCATCATAGAGGGAGGTCCCGAGCGTCTTCCGCGCCTGGAGGGTGTGTTGGCCGCGAATCGAGCGGGCGTCGGCGGCGGTGTAGTTGGTCAGGCCGCGGGCGAACTCCTGACCGCTCGCATCGCGGACGGCGACGACGTCGCCTTTCTCGAAGTCCCCCTCGACCTCGACGACGCCGATGGCCAGCAGGCTGTTGGCGCCGGATTCCAGGGCTTTACGGGCGCCGTCGTCGACGATGAACCGTCCTCGCGGCCGCGCGGTCGATCCGATCCAACGCTTGCGCGCCTTGTGGTTCTGGCCATGGGCCAGGAACAGGGTGCCGACCTCGTCGCCGGCCAACAGCCGGGTCAAGGGGTCGGGTCGGGTACCCGAGGCGATGATCACCGAGCCGCCGGCGTGGGTCACAAGGCGGGCGGAGGCCAGCTTGCTCTGCATGCCGCCGGTCCCCAGGGCGCTCCGGCCGCCGCAGGCCAGGTTCATCACGCGATCGTCGATCACGGGAACGCGCGAGACGACCTCGGCCGGGCCCGGCAGGGCGGGGTCTGTCAGGTAGAGGCCGTCCACCACGCTGAGGATGACCAGGAGCGGCGCCTGGATCAGGTTGGCAACCATCGCGGCGAGCCGGTCGTTGTCGCCGAACTTGATCTCGTCGACGCTGATCGTGTCGTTTTCGTTGATAATCGGCACCGCGTTCCATTCGAACAACGCGTGCAACGTGTTCCGCATATTGAGATAGCGGAGGCGGCTGTCGAAATCTTCGTGGGTGAGCAGGAGCTGCGCCGCGTGCCGGCCGTGCTTGCGGAGCCCGTCGTCGTAGGCGCGGATCAGGTACGACTGGCCGATGGCGGCGGCGGCTTGCAATTGGCGGAGGTTGTCGGGCCGGCCCTTGAGCCCGAGCCGGCCGATCCCCGCCCCCACGGCGCCCGAACTGACCAGGGCGATCTTGCGGCCGGTGTCCATCACCTTGCTGATCTGTTCGGCCAGATGGTCGATCTTCGCCAGGTCGAGCCGACCGTCATGGCCCGCCAGCACGCTCGTCCCCACCTTGACGACCCAGGTCTGGGCCGACAGGACCACCTCGTCGCGCACCAGGTCGCGAGTCGGGTTTGCGCTCGAGGGTGCCCCTTCGATCCGCGTGGTCCAGACCGGCGTGTTTTTTTGAATTTCGGCGTCGATGCTCAAGATATAGCTCGCAATCCATCCGCGGCGGCCCGGCGTGCGAAAGCTGGGAGGACTCGTCCGTTTCCTCCCGTCGCACCGACTGAAATCGCAACGTCCCGGGCCCGTGAAGGTTGTAGGAAGCTGCACCCACTATTATAATGACGAGTCGGTGGGGGCCTAGATGAAACTCGGCCTTCGGCCTTCTCTCCGACCGTCTCTACTTCTCCACCACATTCGCTCCCGGTCCCTTACCGGACCGGAAAGGGGAACACCTCATCCATGGGTGAACTTCACCATGAGTGCGGCGTCGCGGCGGTCTTTCATGCACCTGGAGCGCCTGTTTCGCCGCTGGCACCAATAGCCGGTGACATGAACAGCGTCGCGAGGCTGGTGCCGCGGATGCTTCTGGACATGCAGAACCGGGGGCAGCTTGCGGCGGGGATGGCGAGCTACCGTTCCGACCGCAACGCGCTGATCAAGGTTCACAAGGAACTGGGGACGGTGGCCGAGGCGTTTCGGCTCAATCACAAGGCCGAATTCGAGAACATCATGACCGGGGTCGACGGGCCGGCGGCCATCGGCCACGTTCGGTACGCGACCTGCGGCGGCGACGACCGCTACAACGCCCAGCCGTTCGAGCGCGACCACGGCCGCAAGACCAAGTGGTTCGCCTTCGCCTTCAACGGCCAGCTCGCGAACTACAAGGCGCTGAAGGAAGAACTGCTCGCGAAGGGGGACTATCACCTCAAGCGCGACACCGACACCGAAATCATCATGCACGCTCTGGCCTACGAGCTGCAAACCGAAGACTCCGACCCCGACTGGGTGGGAATCTTCCGCCGCCTCTCCGAGTGGTTCGACGGCGCGTACAACATCGTGCTGTTGACGGCCAACGGCGAGCTGGTCGTCGCCCGCGATCCGCTCGGGTTCCGTCCGCTCTGCATCGCCCAGAACGGCCCCTTGTTCGCCGCGGCGAGCGAGAGCGTGCCGTTGGCGAACCTCGGTTTCCGCGACATCGAGTCGCTTGAGCCCGGCACGCTCGCCGTCGCCAGCGCGTCTGGCGTCCGGATCGAGCGCTACGCCCCCTCGCCCCGGCAGGCGCACTGCTTCTTCGAGTGGATCTACTTCGCGAACGTCGCCAGCACGCTCGACGACCGCTCGGTCTACCTCAGCCGGGCCGGACTCGGCAAGGAGATGGCGCGGCTCGAAACGGTGCCGCTCGACGAGGGGACGATCGTCGTACCCGTGCCCGACACCGCCAAGGCCGCGGCCGACGCCATGGCCTTCGCCCTCGGCGTGCCGTCGGTCGAAGGGCTGATGCGCAACCGCTACGTGGGCCGGACGTTCATCGAGGGGACGGCCGACCGCGCCGCCAAGGCGCGCCTCAAGTACACCCCCCTGCCCGAGGTTCTGGCCGGCAAGCGGGTGCTCCTGGTCGAAGACAGCATCGTCCGCTCGACCACGATGCGGGCGCTCGTCCACGAGATCCGCGACCGCGGCGGCGCTCGCGAGATCCATCTTCGCGTCGCCTGTCCGCCGATCATCGCGCCGTGCTATTACGGCATCGATATGTCCAAGCGCGACGAGCTGTTCGCCGCCAAGTACGCCGAGTTCGACGGCGAGCGCTACGTCGTCTCGGAAGAGGCCCAGGACCGCATGGCCAAGGAGCTGGGCGCCGACAGCCTCCGCTACCTGCCGGTCGATTCCATCGCCCGGTCGGTCAGCCTCTCCCCCGAACGCCTCTGCCGGGCCTGCATCACCGGCGAGTATCCGACCGACACCGGCACCGAGCTGTACCAGATCGAGCTCGCCGCGAGCCTCGGCGTCGGCCCTTCCAAGAACCGCGCCTACGAGACCGTCGCCGGGCCGGCCTGACGCCCGGCCACTCGTGAGACGAGCCGTCGCGTTGCTTCCGCCGCACCCGGCCAGCGACGCGACGTCTCGTCGGCTTTTATGAACTTCGCTTGATAACCGCCGTTGCGCCGGCGTCCGTGGCTGCGGGGCTCGGCGGCGACCATCTCTTGGGTGGGAGCGGCATGCTCTTCGGAATCGGCTCCCAGGGCCGGTCGGCCGCTTCCTCAAAACAGCGGCTCATGTAGCTGTGCCAGTCGGCGGCATGCAACATGGACTCAAGCCCGCCGCTGTTCCTCCTGTACTCCGCGCCCAGACGGGCGTGCCGATCGGCGAGGTCGAGGCAACGGTCGCGGCGCTGGCTGGTCTTGTCGGCGGCCCATGAGAGTGGGATCGCCAGGACGGCGACCGTCAACATCAGGTCGCGAACACTCAGCTTGATCCGCTTGATCGGCATCGTTCAAGCCTCCGATCCCTCAAGGACACTCAGGGCGTCGCCGTCAGCCGATAGCTCGATCGATAGACGGGGCGGCCTTCGATGCGGTATTTCCGTTCGAAGTTCGTCAGGTAGTCGTGGTCGTGCTCGGGGTCGTTGAGCGGCGGCGGGTCGATCTCGGCGAATCGGGGCTCGCCGGCGAGCAGCTCGCGAATGACGCCGTGATATTCCTCGACGTCGGTGGCGACGTGCAGCTCGCCGTTCGGTTCGAGGACGCGGAGGATGCTCGCGACGAGCGTCTGATTGAACACCCGGCGCTTCTTGTGCCGCTTCTTCCACCACGGGTCGGGGAAGTAGACGTGGACCTCGCGGACGCTCGCCTCGGGGATGCGTCGGGCGAGCAAGGCGCCGGCGTCGGCGGGCCACATCCGGACGTTGGTCACACCGGATTTGACCGCGCGTTCGGCGGCGAGTCGAGCGTACTTCTTCGCCAGCTCGATCCCGAAGCAGCCGAACTCCGGGCGCTGCAAACCGGCGTTGACAAGGAACAGGCCCTTGCCCGAGCCGACTTCGACGAGGATCGGGCGACCGTCGCCGAACAGGTCGGGCCAGCTCAGCGGCGCGTCGGGCGGGAACCGCTCGGGTTCGAGGAGGACTGAGGAGACGTCGAGATCGGCGCGGGGGCGTGTCATGGGGCGGTTCGGTTTCAGCTCGGGCTTTCGTTTTGGCTGGACAGGGTGACGCCGATCATCTGGCCATGGAAGACCATGTTGCCTTCGACGAAACCCTGGACGTCGAAGATGGTCTGGCGGCGATGCAGCCGCCTCGCCTTGCCGATCAGCAAGAGTCGATCGCCGGGCCGCACCTGGCCACGGAAGCGCACGTCTTCCATGCCGCCGAATCCCACGAAGCCGTCCTGCACCAGCTTGGTGTGGACGCAGTAGCAGCTCGCGAGCTGCGCGGCGGCCTCGCACATCAGGACGCCAGGCAAGAGCGGGTAGTCGGGCATGTGGCCGCGCACCCAGAACTCGTCCGGCAGAACGTCCTTGTAGCCGACGATCAGCTTGTGCTTCTCATCGATCGAGACGATTGCCGTAAGTTGTTCCATCTCGAAGCGCTGGGGGTTCAATCGGCGGATCTGTTCCCGATTGAGCAGGACGTGCGACGTGTCGATGGATGCGGGGTCGACCAGGGTCGCTGGCGGCATGCGCGGCTTTCCTTTCTTCTCTATCGCGGCATCGACCCGAAGCACGCACAGGCCCGCGGCGCTGGGCCAGCGGGTTGGTCGGTCGTTTCCGGGTCCCATCGGCTTGCCTGTTCAGCCCCCTGGGTGTGATCAAAGAAGGGCGGTGCGGTGGTCCGGAGCCGTTTCGCTGCTATCATGACTCCCAGAGGACGGTTCGACAAGAGGTATCACAATCGGTCGGCGACCATCGGGCGCGGCCTTGACGACAAGGAAGGCGAGTGTGGCCAGGCGCGTGCTCGGAACGATGATCGTTTACGGCTTTCCCAAGGCTCGCCTCGACGACGAGCTCGATCTGGCCGAATGGATCGGCGCATCCGTCCTCGAAATTCTGCCGCTCTGGAACACCCTCCCCGACCCGAGCCTGCTCCAGGCGAAGGTCGCCGGCCGGGGGCTGGCGATCCACAGCGCCCACGGCTGCTGGGGGGGCGAATCGATCCGCGCCGGTCGGGTCGACCTCGGTTCTCTCGATCCCTCGACGCACCGCGATTCGGTCGACGACCTGAAGCGTTGCGTCGATTGGCTCGAAACCGCCGGCGGCGCCAAGCTGGTCGTTCACCCCGGCGGCCTCTCGGACTCGACCGACCGCGACGCCCGCGGCGACGCCCTGGCTCGCGGCTTGCTGGCCGTCGCCGACCACGCGGAAGGGACCGGGGTCGTCGTCTGCGTCGAGAACATGCCTCCGGGAGTTTTCCCGGGGAGCCGGACGGAAGACCTCGCCCGCATCCTCCACGATCTGGATCATCCCCGGCTCGCGCTGGCGATCGACACGGGCCACGCCCATATCACCACCAACGCCGCCACCGAGACCCTCGCCGCTCGCGGCCTGTTGGCGACGACCCACGTCCACGACAACGATGGTCGGCAAGACTCGCACCAGCCCCCCGGCCTGGGCTCGATCGACTGGCCCGCCTGGTTTCAGAGCCTCGACGCGATCGACTACCAGGGGCCGATCATCCTTGAGTGCATCCGTAAGATTCGCGAGGACCGGTCGCGCTATCGTCCCGAGATCCTCAACCCGTTCGTCGACCGTCGCGCGGCTCCTCGATCCTGAAGTCCAACATGAGACTTCCGGTTATGACGGTCGACCGCCCATCGGCCCGTCCGAGGTCGATTATCAGACTCCTCGCGGGACAGCCCGCGCGGCGAGGATGCCGATACGATCACGACGGAGTTGCGCATCCTGACGCATCACCGACAGGGCCCGGAGAGCGGTGCGGACCGACCGGGCCGGCGGACCAGGATGAGAACTATCCGAAGGGAGTCGGATCGTGTCACCAAGGCTCAATCGCCGTGAGGCGCTGGGGACGGCCGTGGGTGTGGCGGGAGTGGTCGCAACGGCGACGACGGCAACCGCACCCCAAGCCGAGGCCGGCCCTGTCGAACTCGGCCGCTTCGCTCGTCGAGAGGGCGTTCGCGGCCGGATGACGGGCGCACAGGCCGCCGCCGCCGCACTCCGCTGTGAAGCCGTGCGGTGCGTATTCGGGATTCCCGGCGCGCAGAACAACGATCTCTGGGACGCATTCAAGGCGTACGAGGTCCCCTACATGCTGGTCGCGCACGAAGCGTCGGCCAGCGTCATGGCCGACGCTTCGGCCCGCGCCACGGGAGAAGTCGGCGTCTTCTCGGTCGTTCCAGGACCGGGGCTGACGAACTGCCTGACCGGCATCGGCGAGGCGCTCTACGACAGCGTCCCGATCGTGGGGATCGTGACCGACATCGACCGCGCGGCGAATGCGCCGGTGGGCCAGGTTCACGGCTTGCCCAATGAGGCCCTTCTCCGGCCCGTCGTGAAGGCCCTGTTCACGGTCCGCCACCAGGCGGAGATCCCCGGCGCGATCTTCCAGGCGTTCCGCGTCGCCCGGTCGGGCGAGCCGGGGCCGGTCGGCGTGATGATCCCCTACCCGTTCTTCAACGAAGTCTGGGACTACGACCACGCGCCGCCGCCCCCCCTGCCCGTCCCGTTCGACGAGGCCGCTTATCAGCGGATCGTCGGCCATTTGCGGGACCGCCGCAAGCGGATCGGTATTTATGCGGGCGTGGGATGCGCCGAGGCCGGTCCGTCGCTCGCAGCCGTCGCCGAGGCGCTCCAGGCGCCGGTG contains:
- the proB gene encoding glutamate 5-kinase, yielding MEGAPSSANPTRDLVRDEVVLSAQTWVVKVGTSVLAGHDGRLDLAKIDHLAEQISKVMDTGRKIALVSSGAVGAGIGRLGLKGRPDNLRQLQAAAAIGQSYLIRAYDDGLRKHGRHAAQLLLTHEDFDSRLRYLNMRNTLHALFEWNAVPIINENDTISVDEIKFGDNDRLAAMVANLIQAPLLVILSVVDGLYLTDPALPGPAEVVSRVPVIDDRVMNLACGGRSALGTGGMQSKLASARLVTHAGGSVIIASGTRPDPLTRLLAGDEVGTLFLAHGQNHKARKRWIGSTARPRGRFIVDDGARKALESGANSLLAIGVVEVEGDFEKGDVVAVRDASGQEFARGLTNYTAADARSIRGQHTLQARKTLGTSLYDEVIHRDNLVLIL
- the trmB gene encoding tRNA (guanosine(46)-N7)-methyltransferase TrmB, with product MTRPRADLDVSSVLLEPERFPPDAPLSWPDLFGDGRPILVEVGSGKGLFLVNAGLQRPEFGCFGIELAKKYARLAAERAVKSGVTNVRMWPADAGALLARRIPEASVREVHVYFPDPWWKKRHKKRRVFNQTLVASILRVLEPNGELHVATDVEEYHGVIRELLAGEPRFAEIDPPPLNDPEHDHDYLTNFERKYRIEGRPVYRSSYRLTATP
- a CDS encoding 3-hydroxyacyl-ACP dehydratase FabZ family protein, encoding MPPATLVDPASIDTSHVLLNREQIRRLNPQRFEMEQLTAIVSIDEKHKLIVGYKDVLPDEFWVRGHMPDYPLLPGVLMCEAAAQLASCYCVHTKLVQDGFVGFGGMEDVRFRGQVRPGDRLLLIGKARRLHRRQTIFDVQGFVEGNMVFHGQMIGVTLSSQNESPS
- a CDS encoding sugar phosphate isomerase/epimerase family protein — translated: MARRVLGTMIVYGFPKARLDDELDLAEWIGASVLEILPLWNTLPDPSLLQAKVAGRGLAIHSAHGCWGGESIRAGRVDLGSLDPSTHRDSVDDLKRCVDWLETAGGAKLVVHPGGLSDSTDRDARGDALARGLLAVADHAEGTGVVVCVENMPPGVFPGSRTEDLARILHDLDHPRLALAIDTGHAHITTNAATETLAARGLLATTHVHDNDGRQDSHQPPGLGSIDWPAWFQSLDAIDYQGPIILECIRKIREDRSRYRPEILNPFVDRRAAPRS
- a CDS encoding amidophosphoribosyltransferase, which codes for MGELHHECGVAAVFHAPGAPVSPLAPIAGDMNSVARLVPRMLLDMQNRGQLAAGMASYRSDRNALIKVHKELGTVAEAFRLNHKAEFENIMTGVDGPAAIGHVRYATCGGDDRYNAQPFERDHGRKTKWFAFAFNGQLANYKALKEELLAKGDYHLKRDTDTEIIMHALAYELQTEDSDPDWVGIFRRLSEWFDGAYNIVLLTANGELVVARDPLGFRPLCIAQNGPLFAAASESVPLANLGFRDIESLEPGTLAVASASGVRIERYAPSPRQAHCFFEWIYFANVASTLDDRSVYLSRAGLGKEMARLETVPLDEGTIVVPVPDTAKAAADAMAFALGVPSVEGLMRNRYVGRTFIEGTADRAAKARLKYTPLPEVLAGKRVLLVEDSIVRSTTMRALVHEIRDRGGAREIHLRVACPPIIAPCYYGIDMSKRDELFAAKYAEFDGERYVVSEEAQDRMAKELGADSLRYLPVDSIARSVSLSPERLCRACITGEYPTDTGTELYQIELAASLGVGPSKNRAYETVAGPA